One region of Rana temporaria chromosome 9, aRanTem1.1, whole genome shotgun sequence genomic DNA includes:
- the LOC120914456 gene encoding P2X purinoceptor 7-like — protein sequence MTTEESEMNLETIDATPSTSLRSAEERRRDLLQKLWSKYPTVEEDPSFPFNPPSQPSSASNSETIEELTLQTRLGNTDWCQCGNCLAMPTGRESLCCKEIANVKENIEEGTVCITQSPIFQSSVVNRLNTTVILTILHQSTSHAPNADDNRNLRKTSYKYFTSWIHGYLGKGNRRPIPSCAVHAVRTAFPDPEGLYVGFKYSNDYDAGEMAFEF from the exons ATG ACTACTGAGGAATCAGAAATGAATTTAGAGACAATAGATGCGACTCCATCTACAAGCTTGAGATCAGCAGAGGAACGG AGGAGAGATCTTTTACAAAAATTGTGGTCAAAATATCCCACAGTTGAAGAGGACCCAAGCTTTCCCTTTAATCCGCCATCGCAACCTTCTTCGGCGTCAAACTCGGAAACAATTGAAGAACTTACACTTCAAACCCGATTAGGAAACACTGATTGGTGTCAATGTGGTAATTGTCTGGCTATGCCCACAGGAAGAGAGTCTTTATGCTGCAAAGAAATCGctaatgtaaaagaaaatattgAAGAGGGTACAGTCTGTATAACCCAATCTCCCATTTTTCAAAGTTCGGTTGTAAACAGACTGAATACAACAGTAATATTGACTATTCTACACCAATCAACATCGCATGCACCAAATGCAGATGACAATAG AAACTTGCGTAAAACGTCATATAAATATTTCACATCCTGGATACACGGTTATCTCGGAAAAGGTAATCGAAGACCCATACCTTCCTGTGCAGTTCATGCAGTAAGAACAGCTTTTCCTGATCCCGAAGGCCTATACGTTGGCTTTAAATATTCAAATGACTACGACGCAGGGGAAATGGCATTTGAGTTTTAA